Within the Deltaproteobacteria bacterium genome, the region NNNNNNNNNNNNNNNNNNNNNNNNNNNNNNNNNNNNNNNNNNNNNNNNNNNNNNNNNNAAGCTGACCACCAACCCGGACGGTTCGTACTGCACAATAAAAACCACGGACCCCACGATGAGGCCACCCAACGTCGTCGCCATGGAAAGAATGCGGTGGCTCACCACTGAAGCCACGATCTTCCCCGTATCATCGTGAGAATCCTTGTGCATCAGATACGCACGGGACACTTCGCCGCTCACCGATTCAGCGGGAATCAGCAAGTCTACGAACGCGCCGACCCACGTGAACAGCAACGTCCTCCGAAATGTCGTCGTCACGGAAAGCACCCGCAACAGATCCG harbors:
- a CDS encoding flippase-like domain-containing protein translates to MLYALLVWPSMDIERRSILRKGFPLLLLGLFVFLIYTYFFVGFSEFTTILLLVDPVVYALAFLTFLLSTTFYALTWSDLLRVLSVTTTFRRTLLFTWVGAFVDLLIPAESVSGEVSRAYLMHKDSHDDTGKIVASVVSHRILSMATTLGGLIVGSVVFIVQYEPSGLVVS